The following proteins are encoded in a genomic region of Mycobacterium kiyosense:
- a CDS encoding hypothetical protein (frameshifted, insertion at around 2929872, deletion at around 2930104): MPRGPNAIINDFFQFQPASLFGPLVQLSFANVYLGIAQGALDAARDYTRTQARPWTPAGVTQAVEDPYVVRAYGEMGIAYQGADAAARDAARLLQTVWDKGRQLTAEDRGELMVRVSGVKALTSQVALDITSRIFEVIGARGTHPRYGFDRFRRNIRTHTLHDPVSYKIAEVGNYILNGRYPVPGFTS; encoded by the coding sequence ATGCCCCGGGGCCCCAACGCCATCATCAATGACTTCTTCCAGTTCCAGCCCGCCAGCCTGTTCGGGCCACTGGTCCAGCTCAGCTTCGCCAACGTCTACCTTGGGATCGCGCAGGGGGCGCTCGACGCCGCGCGCGACTACACCCGAACCCAAGCCCGCCCGTGGACACCAGCCGGTGTCACCCAGGCGGTCGAGGATCCCTATGTCGTGCGCGCCTACGGCGAAATGGGCATTGCCTACCAAGGCGCGGACGCCGCCGCGCGAGACGCCGCGCGACTGTTGCAAACCGTCTGGGACAAAGGCCGACAACTGACCGCCGAGGATCGCGGTGAGCTCATGGTCCGCGTGTCCGGCGTTAAGGCGTTGACCTCACAGGTCGCCCTCGACATCACCAGCCGCATCTTCGAGGTCATCGGAGCCCGCGGCACACACCCCCGGTACGGATTCGACCGATTCCGGAGAAACATCCGCACCCATACCCTGCACGACCCGGTCTCCTACAAGATCGCCGAAGTCGGCAACTACATACTCAACGGCCGCTACCCGGTGCCCGGCTTCACGTCATAG
- a CDS encoding hypothetical protein (frameshifted, insertion at around 2931056;~possible pseudo due to internal stop codon) produces the protein MFAGGEDLAGAIEQVAVLGARLLLQAAIEAEVTAFLGRDRYERAAGSAGARAGMRNGYCPTTVKTTAGPVTLERPKVRGTAERFASQLFGKGVTKTNALESLVIAGFVRGLSTRDVQATLTEALGETAAVSKSTVSRICEDIRDQFEAWSARRLDDIELDYLFLDGSHFKYHANASADPVLAAWGIDTDGNPVFVGLEAASSESGDAWEGFLTGLGERGLACPLLVVSDGAAGLIGAVERTMAAALRQRCLVHRAKACW, from the coding sequence GTGTTCGCCGGCGGCGAGGACCTGGCGGGTGCGATCGAGCAGGTCGCGGTGCTCGGCGCCCGGTTGCTGTTGCAGGCCGCGATCGAGGCCGAGGTGACCGCGTTTTTGGGCCGGGACCGCTATGAGCGGGCCGCAGGCAGTGCGGGCGCCCGCGCCGGGATGCGCAACGGGTACTGCCCGACCACGGTGAAAACCACCGCCGGCCCGGTGACGCTGGAGCGGCCGAAGGTGCGCGGCACCGCCGAGCGCTTCGCCTCCCAGTTGTTCGGTAAGGGGGTGACCAAGACCAACGCGCTGGAGTCGCTGGTGATCGCCGGGTTCGTGCGCGGACTGTCGACACGCGATGTGCAGGCCACCTTGACCGAGGCGCTCGGCGAGACCGCCGCGGTGTCGAAATCGACGGTGTCGCGCATCTGCGAAGACATCCGCGACCAGTTCGAGGCCTGGAGCGCTCGCCGGCTCGACGACATCGAGCTGGATTACCTGTTCCTCGACGGCAGCCACTTCAAATACCACGCCAACGCGTCGGCCGACCCGGTGCTGGCCGCGTGGGGTATCGACACCGACGGCAACCCGGTGTTCGTCGGGCTGGAGGCCGCTTCAAGCGAGTCCGGTGACGCGTGGGAGGGGTTTTTGACCGGGCTCGGTGAGCGTGGGTTGGCGTGTCCGCTGCTGGTGGTCAGCGACGGTGCGGCCGGGTTGATCGGCGCGGTCGAGCGCACCATGGCCGCGGCGCTGCGGCAGCGGTGTCTGGTGCATCGCGCCAAAGCGTGTTGGTAA
- a CDS encoding putative 2-nitropropane dioxygenase, NPD, with translation MTEHTWNPAANRVCALARVDIPIIGAPMTYIAGAQLAAAVSNAGALGIIETTSEQGRADLRRVRDLTGRPVGANIALLFNRDPAVVDLLVDNDIRFVTTSAGDPALFTERLHDAGITVFHVVGTLAAAKKAVDAGVDGLVVEGVEGGGFKSRFGASTMVLLPLIAAHVDVPIVAAGGICDARSMAAALVLGAEGVQMGTRLLASADSPVHANLKEAVVAADETGTVLLPLDSRRMMRVIRTPAAEKLDASASFEEGGAALQRVQRLYFDGDMDASVANTGQVAGRIYDLPTASDIITGMWAGCRAVLASTSDWLGRTSRA, from the coding sequence ATGACTGAGCACACCTGGAACCCCGCAGCGAACCGGGTCTGCGCGCTCGCGCGAGTCGACATCCCGATCATCGGGGCGCCGATGACCTACATCGCCGGAGCTCAATTGGCCGCTGCGGTGTCCAACGCCGGCGCACTGGGCATTATCGAGACCACCTCGGAGCAGGGTCGGGCCGACCTGCGCCGGGTGCGCGACCTCACCGGCCGGCCGGTGGGGGCTAACATCGCGCTGCTGTTCAACCGCGACCCTGCGGTAGTAGACCTGTTGGTGGACAACGATATTCGCTTCGTGACCACGTCGGCCGGCGATCCGGCGCTGTTCACCGAGCGATTGCACGACGCGGGCATCACCGTCTTTCACGTGGTCGGCACCCTGGCCGCGGCCAAGAAAGCCGTCGACGCCGGCGTGGACGGCCTGGTGGTCGAGGGTGTCGAGGGCGGCGGATTCAAGAGCCGGTTCGGCGCCTCGACCATGGTGTTGCTGCCGTTAATCGCAGCCCACGTCGACGTGCCGATCGTGGCGGCGGGCGGGATCTGCGATGCCCGGTCCATGGCGGCGGCCCTGGTGCTTGGAGCCGAAGGTGTGCAGATGGGCACCCGACTGCTCGCCTCGGCGGATTCGCCGGTGCACGCCAACCTGAAGGAGGCTGTGGTGGCGGCCGACGAGACGGGCACCGTGCTGCTGCCCCTGGACAGCCGTCGCATGATGCGGGTGATTCGCACGCCCGCCGCTGAAAAGCTCGATGCCTCAGCGTCTTTCGAGGAAGGCGGTGCCGCGCTGCAGCGCGTGCAGCGGCTCTACTTCGACGGTGACATGGATGCCAGCGTCGCCAACACCGGCCAGGTGGCCGGTCGTATCTACGACTTGCCGACGGCATCCGACATCATCACCGGGATGTGGGCTGGATGCCGGGCGGTATTGGCGTCGACCTCCGATTGGCTGGGCCGAACTTCCCGGGCGTAA
- the tpx gene encoding putative thiol peroxidase, whose amino-acid sequence MAQITLRGNAINTVGELPAVGSPAPAFTLTGGDLSPVTNDQFNGKPVLLNIFPSIDTPVCASSVRKFNERAGAGGASVVCVSKDLPFAQKRFCGAEGVENVSVASAFRDSFGEDYGVTITDGPMAGLLARAVVVIGADGRVAYTELVPEIAQEPDYDAALAALGG is encoded by the coding sequence ATGGCACAGATAACGTTGCGTGGAAATGCGATCAACACAGTCGGCGAGCTTCCCGCGGTCGGGTCTCCGGCCCCCGCTTTCACCCTGACGGGCGGTGATCTGAGCCCCGTGACCAACGACCAGTTCAATGGTAAGCCGGTGTTGCTGAACATCTTTCCGTCCATCGACACCCCCGTGTGCGCGTCCAGCGTGCGCAAGTTCAACGAGCGCGCCGGCGCCGGCGGCGCATCGGTAGTCTGCGTGTCCAAGGATCTGCCGTTCGCCCAGAAGCGGTTCTGCGGCGCCGAGGGCGTCGAGAACGTGTCGGTGGCATCGGCGTTCCGGGACAGTTTCGGCGAGGACTATGGCGTCACCATCACCGACGGCCCGATGGCCGGGTTGCTGGCCCGCGCTGTCGTCGTGATCGGCGCGGACGGCAGGGTCGCCTACACCGAGCTGGTGCCCGAGATCGCCCAGGAGCCGGATTACGACGCGGCGCTGGCCGCGTTGGGCGGATAG
- a CDS encoding AraC family transcriptional regulator, whose product MARKVVIAGFPGVQGLDVVGPYEVFTGASLMTEGGYEVLVASRGAQAITTPGGLGFVAAPLPDPSQRVDTVVLPGGIGVNEARSDTVFLDWIRTCARSARRVVSVCTGAFLAAEAGLLDGCRATTHWAFADRLATEFPAIEVDPDPIFIRSSDQVWTAAGVTSGIDLALALVEDDHGTEVAQTVARWLVLYLRRPGGQTQFAAPVWMPRAKRTPIRDVQDAIESEPGGAHRIDDLARRAAMSPRHFTRVFTEEVGEAPGQYVDRIRTEAARRQLEETDDTVVAIASRCGFGTAETMRRNFIRRVGVPPDQYRKAFA is encoded by the coding sequence ATGGCGCGAAAAGTGGTGATTGCAGGCTTCCCCGGCGTGCAGGGGCTCGACGTGGTGGGCCCCTACGAGGTCTTCACCGGGGCGTCGCTGATGACCGAGGGCGGCTACGAGGTGCTGGTGGCCTCTCGCGGTGCGCAAGCCATCACCACACCGGGTGGTCTGGGTTTCGTCGCCGCCCCGTTGCCCGATCCGAGCCAACGGGTCGACACCGTCGTCCTGCCGGGCGGCATCGGGGTGAACGAGGCGCGATCCGACACGGTATTCCTGGACTGGATCAGGACGTGCGCACGCTCCGCGCGCCGCGTGGTCAGCGTCTGCACCGGCGCCTTTCTGGCCGCCGAGGCGGGGTTGCTGGACGGCTGTCGCGCCACCACCCACTGGGCCTTCGCCGACCGGTTGGCCACCGAGTTCCCCGCCATCGAGGTCGATCCGGACCCGATCTTCATCCGCAGTAGCGACCAGGTATGGACGGCCGCCGGTGTCACGTCCGGGATCGACCTGGCACTGGCGCTGGTCGAGGACGACCATGGCACCGAAGTGGCGCAGACGGTAGCCCGCTGGCTGGTGCTGTATCTGCGCCGGCCCGGCGGTCAAACCCAGTTCGCCGCGCCGGTGTGGATGCCGCGCGCCAAGCGAACCCCGATCCGCGACGTCCAGGACGCCATCGAGTCCGAGCCCGGCGGCGCACACCGCATCGACGACCTGGCCCGGCGCGCGGCCATGAGCCCGCGCCATTTCACCCGGGTGTTCACCGAGGAGGTCGGCGAGGCGCCCGGCCAGTACGTGGATCGGATCCGCACCGAGGCCGCGCGCCGGCAGCTGGAAGAGACCGACGACACCGTCGTCGCCATCGCGTCGCGCTGCGGCTTCGGCACCGCGGAAACCATGCGGCGCAACTTCATTCGCCGGGTCGGCGTCCCCCCGGACCAGTACCGCAAGGCATTCGCCTAG
- a CDS encoding short-chain dehydrogenase produces the protein MSVLELFDLRGKKALVTGASSGIGTQVALAYAEAGAELAIAARNLDALQALAEQIAAAGGRAVPIACDVTEPGQVNAMVEQVTDQLGGIDIAVCNAGIVSVAPLLEMSPEEFERIQSTNVTGVFLTAQAAARAMVGQGRGGSIITTASMSGHIINVPQQVGHYCTSKAAVIHLTKAMAVEFAPHHIRVNSISPGYIMTELVEPLAEYHRLWEPRIPLGRIGRPEELTGLYLYLASAASSYMTGSDLVIDGGYCLP, from the coding sequence ATGAGTGTCCTGGAACTGTTCGACCTGCGCGGCAAGAAGGCCCTGGTGACCGGGGCGTCCAGCGGCATCGGCACGCAAGTCGCCCTGGCCTACGCCGAAGCGGGGGCCGAATTAGCGATTGCGGCAAGGAATTTGGACGCGCTGCAGGCGCTGGCCGAACAGATCGCCGCGGCCGGCGGCAGGGCGGTGCCGATCGCCTGCGACGTCACCGAGCCCGGCCAGGTGAACGCCATGGTCGAGCAGGTGACCGATCAATTGGGCGGCATCGACATCGCGGTCTGCAACGCCGGCATCGTTTCGGTCGCCCCGCTGCTGGAGATGTCGCCGGAGGAGTTCGAGCGTATCCAGAGCACCAATGTCACCGGCGTCTTCCTCACCGCGCAGGCGGCGGCCAGGGCAATGGTCGGGCAGGGCCGGGGCGGATCCATCATCACCACCGCGTCGATGTCCGGCCACATTATCAACGTCCCGCAGCAGGTGGGCCACTACTGCACGTCCAAGGCGGCGGTGATTCACCTGACCAAGGCCATGGCTGTCGAGTTCGCGCCGCACCACATCCGGGTCAACAGCATCAGCCCGGGCTACATCATGACCGAACTCGTCGAACCGCTCGCCGAGTACCACCGCCTCTGGGAGCCCAGGATCCCGCTGGGGCGCATCGGCCGGCCCGAAGAACTCACCGGCCTGTACCTGTACCTGGCCAGCGCGGCGTCGAGCTACATGACCGGCTCCGACCTGGTGATCGACGGGGGCTACTGCCTGCCGTGA
- the fadD31 gene encoding nitrate ABC transporter substrate-binding protein, with protein MDGGAGSKPAVRDGLLQIEDCLDAGGNIVLPPDTTLISLIDRNIRYVGDTVAYRFLHHSGAGEGRVEEVTWARFGVRLRAIAAHVQQFAGPGDRVAILAPQSIDWVAGYYAAIKAGSIAVPLFAPELPGHAERLETALRDSQPAVVLTTSAAKVAIEGFLSTLAQLHRPHVLVIDEIPDAAADLFVPAQLDMDAVSYLQYTSGATRPPIGVEITHRAVATNLVQMILSIDLLNRNTHGVSWLPLYHDMGLSMIGFPTVYGGYTTLMSPTAFVRRPLRWIQALSESSRIGQVVTAAPNFAYEWAAQRGLPAPGDEIDLGNVILIIGSEPVSVAAVTSFNKAFGPFGLPRTAFKPSYGIAEATLMIATIDHAAETSVVYFDRDRLGAGFAVPVGADHPAAVAQVSCGQVARSLWAVVVDPGTGAELPDGRVGEVWLQGNNVGRGYWGRPEETRLTFGAKLGQTLGVGSHAAGADVDGDWLRTGDLAVYLDGELYVTGRIADLVTIDGRNHYPQDIEATVAEASPMVRRGYVTAFAAPDGLVVIAERATGTSRADPEPAKAAIRAAVLARHKVSVADVRFLPAGAIPRTTSGKLARVACRAAYLDGTLGVH; from the coding sequence ATGGATGGCGGCGCCGGTTCGAAACCCGCGGTGCGCGACGGCCTGCTGCAGATCGAGGATTGCCTGGACGCCGGCGGCAACATCGTCTTGCCGCCGGACACCACGCTGATCTCGCTGATCGACCGCAACATCAGATACGTCGGCGACACCGTCGCCTACCGATTTCTGCACCACAGCGGGGCCGGGGAGGGGCGCGTCGAGGAGGTGACGTGGGCCCGGTTCGGCGTCCGGTTGCGCGCCATCGCCGCACATGTGCAGCAGTTCGCCGGGCCGGGGGACCGGGTGGCGATCCTGGCGCCGCAGAGCATCGACTGGGTGGCCGGCTACTACGCCGCGATCAAGGCCGGCAGCATCGCGGTGCCGTTGTTCGCCCCGGAACTGCCCGGCCACGCCGAGCGCCTCGAAACGGCGCTGCGCGATTCGCAACCGGCCGTCGTCCTCACCACCTCGGCCGCCAAAGTTGCCATCGAGGGCTTTCTGAGCACGCTTGCGCAGTTGCACCGTCCGCACGTCTTGGTCATCGACGAAATTCCCGACGCCGCGGCCGATTTGTTCGTCCCCGCCCAGCTCGACATGGACGCGGTGTCGTACCTGCAGTACACCTCGGGTGCGACACGGCCCCCGATCGGGGTGGAGATCACTCACCGGGCGGTCGCCACCAACCTGGTCCAGATGATCCTGTCGATCGACCTGCTCAACCGCAACACCCACGGCGTGAGCTGGTTGCCGCTGTATCACGACATGGGGCTGTCGATGATCGGCTTCCCGACCGTATACGGCGGGTACACCACGCTGATGTCGCCGACGGCGTTCGTGCGCCGGCCGCTGCGCTGGATCCAAGCACTGTCGGAGAGTTCGCGAATCGGCCAAGTGGTTACCGCCGCACCGAATTTCGCCTACGAGTGGGCGGCACAGCGCGGCCTCCCCGCACCCGGCGACGAGATCGATCTCGGCAACGTCATCCTGATCATCGGTTCCGAACCGGTCAGCGTCGCGGCGGTGACCTCGTTCAACAAAGCGTTCGGGCCGTTCGGATTGCCGCGCACCGCGTTCAAGCCGTCCTACGGCATCGCCGAGGCGACGTTGATGATCGCCACCATCGACCACGCCGCCGAGACTTCGGTCGTCTATTTCGACCGCGACCGACTGGGCGCGGGATTCGCGGTGCCGGTCGGCGCTGATCACCCGGCCGCCGTGGCGCAGGTGTCGTGCGGTCAGGTGGCCCGCAGCCTGTGGGCCGTCGTGGTGGACCCCGGCACCGGCGCCGAACTGCCGGACGGCCGGGTCGGCGAAGTGTGGTTACAGGGCAACAACGTTGGGCGCGGCTACTGGGGGCGCCCCGAGGAGACGCGGCTGACGTTCGGCGCCAAACTGGGGCAAACGCTCGGTGTCGGCAGTCACGCCGCCGGCGCCGACGTCGACGGCGACTGGCTGCGTACCGGCGATCTGGCCGTCTACCTCGACGGCGAATTGTATGTCACCGGCCGGATCGCCGACCTGGTCACCATCGACGGTCGAAACCACTACCCGCAAGACATCGAAGCCACCGTCGCCGAGGCCTCGCCGATGGTGCGCCGCGGATACGTCACCGCTTTCGCGGCTCCGGACGGCCTGGTGGTCATCGCCGAGCGCGCCACGGGCACCAGTCGCGCAGATCCGGAGCCGGCCAAAGCTGCCATCCGAGCCGCAGTGCTTGCCAGACATAAGGTTTCGGTCGCCGACGTGCGGTTCCTGCCGGCCGGCGCCATTCCGCGCACCACCAGTGGCAAGCTCGCTCGGGTCGCCTGCCGCGCCGCGTACCTCGACGGGACACTGGGTGTGCACTGA
- the lipD gene encoding lipase LipD, with the protein MAQSVLTADDGLPSGVQGACDPHFLNVIRAFAGLYPGRKFGGGALSVYVEGRQVVDVWTGYSDRKGEVPWTADTGAMVFSATKGLAATIIHLLVDRGLLSYDAPVADYWPEFGGNGKAEITVSDVLRHRAGLSHLKGVDKDTIMDHLLMEERLAAAPVDRGHGKMAYHAITYGWLLSGLARAVTGKGMRELFREELARPLNTDGLHLGRPPAGCPTTAAQTLLPQAKIPTPLLDFIAPKVAGLSFSGLLGSIYFPGIMSMLQDDMPFLDGELPAVNGVVTARALAKTYAVLANDGVIDDTRLLSSEAVAGMKGKSEFWPDLNLGLPFTYHQGYQSSPVPGFLEGYGHIGLGGTVGWADPETGSAFGYVHNRLLTLLLFDVGSFAGLAPLLRSAVSAARKDGPVQVPHFGAAYHDTGEHEPAAGE; encoded by the coding sequence ATGGCGCAATCCGTTCTCACCGCCGACGACGGCCTTCCCTCCGGCGTTCAGGGGGCATGCGATCCGCACTTCCTGAATGTGATTCGCGCGTTCGCCGGGCTGTACCCGGGACGCAAATTCGGCGGCGGGGCGCTGTCGGTGTACGTCGAGGGCCGCCAGGTGGTCGACGTGTGGACGGGGTATTCGGACCGCAAGGGCGAGGTGCCCTGGACCGCCGACACCGGCGCCATGGTGTTCTCGGCCACAAAAGGCTTGGCAGCCACCATCATTCACCTTCTCGTCGACCGGGGCCTGCTGTCCTACGACGCGCCCGTCGCCGACTATTGGCCGGAGTTCGGCGGCAACGGCAAGGCCGAGATCACCGTGAGCGACGTGTTGCGGCACCGCGCCGGCCTGTCCCACCTCAAGGGCGTCGATAAGGACACCATCATGGATCACCTGCTGATGGAGGAACGCCTCGCGGCAGCCCCGGTGGATCGCGGCCACGGCAAGATGGCCTACCACGCGATCACCTACGGGTGGCTGCTGTCCGGCCTGGCCCGCGCGGTGACCGGTAAGGGGATGCGCGAACTGTTCCGCGAGGAACTGGCCCGGCCGCTGAACACCGACGGCCTGCATCTGGGCCGGCCACCGGCCGGTTGCCCGACGACGGCGGCGCAAACCTTACTGCCGCAGGCCAAGATCCCGACACCGCTGCTGGACTTCATCGCCCCGAAAGTGGCGGGGCTGTCGTTCTCCGGGTTGCTCGGCTCGATCTACTTCCCCGGCATCATGTCGATGCTGCAGGACGACATGCCGTTCCTGGACGGTGAGCTGCCGGCTGTCAACGGTGTGGTGACCGCCCGCGCCCTGGCCAAGACCTACGCGGTGCTGGCCAACGACGGCGTCATCGACGACACTCGGTTGCTGTCCTCGGAGGCGGTGGCCGGGATGAAGGGAAAGTCCGAGTTCTGGCCGGACCTGAACCTGGGTCTGCCTTTCACCTATCACCAGGGTTATCAATCTTCGCCTGTCCCAGGCTTTTTGGAAGGTTACGGTCACATTGGGCTGGGCGGCACGGTCGGGTGGGCGGACCCGGAGACCGGCAGTGCGTTCGGTTACGTGCACAACCGCCTGCTGACGCTGCTGCTGTTCGACGTCGGATCGTTCGCCGGCCTGGCTCCGTTGCTGCGCAGCGCTGTCTCCGCTGCGCGCAAGGATGGCCCGGTGCAGGTGCCGCACTTCGGTGCGGCCTATCACGACACCGGCGAGCACGAGCCCGCCGCCGGCGAATAG
- a CDS encoding MxaD family protein: MSGRKFSFEVNKTTSAPPEIVFRLVADGANWKDWAKPIVVQSSWARQGDPAPGGVGAIRKVGMFPVFVQEETVEYEQDRRHAYKLVGPRQPVNDYRAEVVLTPTASGGTDIRWSGSFTEKARGTGPAAKAAMGGAVKFFAGKLVQAAEREAAKA, encoded by the coding sequence ATGTCGGGACGGAAGTTCTCCTTCGAAGTCAACAAGACCACCAGCGCGCCGCCCGAGATCGTGTTCCGCCTGGTGGCCGACGGCGCCAACTGGAAGGACTGGGCCAAGCCGATCGTCGTGCAGTCCAGCTGGGCCCGCCAGGGCGACCCGGCCCCCGGCGGCGTCGGCGCCATCCGCAAAGTCGGCATGTTCCCCGTGTTCGTCCAGGAGGAGACGGTCGAGTACGAACAAGACCGCCGGCACGCCTACAAGCTGGTCGGTCCGCGCCAGCCCGTCAACGACTACCGTGCCGAGGTCGTGCTCACTCCGACTGCCTCGGGGGGCACCGACATCCGCTGGAGCGGCTCGTTCACCGAGAAGGCCCGCGGCACCGGCCCCGCGGCCAAGGCAGCGATGGGCGGTGCGGTCAAATTCTTCGCGGGAAAGCTGGTGCAGGCGGCCGAACGCGAGGCCGCCAAAGCCTGA
- a CDS encoding putative monooxygenase produces MAKLRFGYFIAPFHRAGTNPTLALQRDLEFVEHLDALGYDEAWIGEHHSAGSEIISSPEVFIGAAAQRAKRIRFGTGVISLSYHNPLWVADRLMLLDHLTHGRIIGGMGPGSLPTDSSMIGLTPTDTRELLETNLDIVVRLLAGETVSAKTPTHQLIDAKLQLAPYSDGGIPLAVAAVASPTGARLAGKHGIGLLSIGATLVIEGFDALAYHWGIVEERAAKFGTTVDRSNWSLVGPMHIAETDEQARAEVKFGIEPWFRYFQKIAAFPQMTMPGDRLDEMIDMINENGAGVIGTPERAREQVQRLWDQSGGFGCMLQMGHEWANPAATRRSAELFAAEVIPHFQGQAQPTLDAARRAGQMRDDLAVTQLEAIEHMTKKYQDEVGSK; encoded by the coding sequence ATGGCCAAGCTCAGGTTCGGGTATTTCATCGCACCATTCCACCGCGCCGGCACCAATCCGACGCTGGCACTGCAACGTGACCTGGAGTTCGTCGAACATCTCGACGCACTCGGCTACGACGAGGCGTGGATCGGCGAACATCATTCGGCGGGCAGCGAGATCATCAGCTCCCCGGAGGTGTTCATCGGCGCAGCGGCCCAGCGCGCCAAGCGAATTCGGTTCGGCACCGGCGTCATATCGCTGTCGTACCACAACCCGCTCTGGGTCGCGGACCGGCTGATGCTGCTCGACCACCTGACCCACGGTCGCATCATCGGCGGGATGGGGCCCGGCTCACTTCCCACCGACTCGTCCATGATCGGGCTGACGCCGACCGACACCCGTGAGCTGCTGGAGACCAATCTCGACATCGTGGTGCGCCTGCTGGCAGGGGAGACGGTGAGCGCCAAGACCCCCACCCATCAACTCATCGACGCCAAGCTACAACTCGCCCCGTATTCGGATGGCGGGATTCCGTTGGCGGTCGCGGCCGTCGCCTCCCCGACCGGCGCGCGACTGGCGGGTAAACACGGCATCGGGCTGTTGTCCATCGGGGCCACACTGGTGATCGAGGGCTTCGACGCACTGGCCTATCACTGGGGCATCGTCGAGGAGCGCGCCGCCAAATTCGGGACCACCGTCGACCGCAGCAACTGGAGCCTGGTCGGGCCGATGCACATCGCAGAGACCGACGAACAGGCCCGCGCCGAGGTGAAATTCGGCATCGAGCCGTGGTTCCGCTACTTCCAGAAGATTGCGGCGTTCCCGCAGATGACCATGCCCGGCGACCGGCTCGACGAGATGATCGACATGATCAACGAGAACGGTGCCGGAGTCATCGGTACACCCGAGCGCGCCCGCGAGCAGGTGCAGCGGCTGTGGGACCAGTCCGGCGGCTTCGGGTGCATGTTGCAGATGGGCCACGAGTGGGCAAATCCCGCCGCTACCAGGCGCTCGGCGGAACTGTTCGCCGCGGAGGTGATTCCGCACTTCCAAGGGCAGGCCCAGCCGACCTTGGACGCTGCGCGGCGAGCCGGTCAGATGCGCGACGACCTGGCGGTGACCCAACTGGAGGCCATCGAGCACATGACCAAGAAGTACCAGGACGAAGTCGGCTCGAAATAG